In one window of Chryseobacterium viscerum DNA:
- a CDS encoding GNAT family N-acetyltransferase yields the protein MITREATEQDLEILLEFEQGVVTAERPFNSTLIEGEIHYYDLKHLIQSPEATVIVAEENNEIVASGYALIKKAAKDYYQFKEYAYLGFMYVKPEHRGKGINKVITDELISWSTSRGISEVRLDVYAQNESAIKAYEKAGFEPHLLTMRLKS from the coding sequence ATGATCACAAGAGAAGCCACAGAACAGGATTTAGAAATCCTTTTAGAATTTGAACAGGGAGTTGTTACTGCAGAAAGACCTTTCAACAGTACACTTATTGAAGGAGAGATTCATTATTATGATTTAAAACATTTAATACAATCTCCGGAAGCAACCGTAATTGTTGCCGAAGAAAATAATGAAATTGTTGCATCAGGATATGCTCTGATCAAAAAAGCAGCAAAAGATTATTATCAGTTTAAAGAATATGCCTATCTCGGTTTTATGTATGTAAAGCCGGAACATAGAGGAAAAGGAATCAATAAAGTGATTACCGATGAACTTATTTCCTGGTCCACATCAAGAGGAATCAGTGAGGTAAGACTTGATGTGTATGCTCAAAATGAATCTGCTATAAAAGCTTACGAAAAAGCTGGTTTTGAACCTCATCTTCTCACCATGAGACTGAAATCGTAA
- a CDS encoding TlpA family protein disulfide reductase: MRKLILIFMMGIFGISYSQKVPAVLKTGFSKEALQQKLEDEEGKAITVQQILDQHKGKVLVIDFWAGWCRDCLKALPKAKELEENNKNIDFVFLSLDRSKEGFEKSLERFDMKDKENYWFSTGWKNDFNNYVDLNWIPRYMVIDQKSSIAKYYAISPEDPELQQTIDKLLK, from the coding sequence ATGAGAAAGTTGATATTAATTTTTATGATGGGGATTTTTGGAATAAGCTATTCACAAAAAGTTCCTGCTGTTCTTAAAACAGGGTTTTCAAAAGAAGCTTTGCAACAGAAACTTGAAGATGAAGAAGGAAAAGCCATTACAGTCCAGCAGATTCTTGATCAGCATAAAGGAAAAGTCTTAGTGATTGATTTTTGGGCCGGATGGTGTAGAGATTGTCTGAAGGCACTTCCAAAAGCTAAAGAATTAGAAGAAAATAATAAAAATATTGATTTTGTATTTTTATCATTAGACCGTTCAAAAGAAGGATTTGAAAAAAGCCTTGAAAGATTTGACATGAAAGACAAAGAAAATTATTGGTTTTCTACTGGCTGGAAAAATGATTTTAATAATTATGTGGATCTTAACTGGATTCCAAGATATATGGTGATTGATCAGAAATCTTCAATTGCAAAATATTACGCGATATCCCCTGAAGATCCTGAACTTCAACAAACCATAGATAAACTCTTAAAATAA
- a CDS encoding purine-nucleoside phosphorylase, giving the protein MLEKIKETADFIKNIIQETPDFAVVLGSGLGKLQDEVEPIHVLEYKDIPHFPQTTVAGHTGKLIYGILEGKKVLMMSGRFHYYEGHSMETVTFPIRVFYLLGIQKLILSNACGGVNPAYSVADIVILKDHINMMPEHPLRGKNIDEFGPRFVDMSEPYNKKMIATAEQIASGHHIKIHQGVYVALQGPTFETPAEYGMIKAIGGDMVGMSTVPEVIVARHMGMDVFGISVITDLGGPDIALAVSHEEVLNAANKAMPNVITVVKGLVKNYQ; this is encoded by the coding sequence ATGTTAGAAAAAATTAAAGAGACTGCTGATTTTATTAAAAATATCATTCAGGAAACACCTGATTTTGCGGTTGTTTTAGGATCCGGACTTGGAAAACTACAGGATGAAGTAGAACCGATCCATGTTTTAGAGTACAAAGACATTCCTCATTTTCCACAGACTACAGTAGCCGGCCACACCGGAAAACTGATTTACGGAATACTTGAGGGGAAAAAAGTTCTGATGATGAGCGGACGTTTCCATTATTACGAAGGGCATTCAATGGAAACCGTAACTTTCCCAATAAGAGTTTTTTATCTGCTGGGCATTCAAAAACTTATTCTTTCCAATGCCTGCGGTGGTGTAAACCCTGCTTACAGCGTGGCAGATATTGTTATCCTGAAAGATCACATCAACATGATGCCCGAGCATCCTTTACGCGGAAAAAATATTGATGAGTTTGGACCCCGTTTTGTGGATATGAGTGAACCTTACAACAAAAAAATGATTGCCACAGCAGAACAGATTGCATCAGGTCATCATATCAAGATCCATCAGGGAGTGTATGTGGCATTACAAGGCCCAACTTTTGAAACTCCGGCTGAATATGGCATGATCAAAGCCATCGGCGGTGATATGGTAGGAATGAGCACCGTTCCGGAAGTGATTGTAGCCAGACATATGGGAATGGATGTCTTTGGTATTTCGGTCATCACAGACCTTGGCGGACCAGATATTGCTTTGGCCGTTTCTCACGAAGAAGTTTTAAATGCTGCCAATAAAGCAATGCCGAATGTAATTACCGTTGTGAAAGGCTTGGTTAAAAACTACCAATAA